In Paenibacillus sonchi, the genomic stretch AGTAAAATCCTTTGAAACTATAAAAATATGAAGCGAATCTGTTTGCCGGAGCATTGTTGCTGCCGGAAGATAAATTTGCCGTTGATATGAAGGATATTGTTCATCTCACGAATCCGGATGATTATCTGGATCTGAAAAAGAAATGGAAAACTTCGTTGCAGGTGTTAGGGTATAGGGCGACTCAGCTAGGACTTATGGAACCCAGAAATCACCGGAATTTTTACGCGGCAATGCATCGGAAGAAATATTTGGAAAGGGAGCCGCTGGATAAAATCATTCCGATTCAGAAACCAATGAAGGTCAAATCCATTATTGATCTCGTTTCGAAGCGGGGGCTTGTGGATATTCGTCAAATGATTGAGGACGACTGGAAAGCCGAAGTTGCATTCTTTCATCAAATGACGGGAATTGATCCTGGTTTCTTTAACAGATACATGACAAGAAATCTTGACTTCGGTATCCAAAATGTTACAAATATCCATGAGCATATGTCTACTGATGATATGTAGTGCAGCTAAAAATAAATACAGCAAAAAGACGACGTTCATTCTGAATTCCGGATGAAGAGTCGTCTTTTTTATTTTTGCAAAAAGCTCAGCGTATTTCTTTAAGAATTACGTAAAACCCAAAAAAATGCTTTACGAAATTGAACCTTTTTATTAATACCGGACTTACATTCAGTAGTTAATCTGTTTGATGTGGGAACGATCTCATATGGGAACGGTCTCACAGAGAAAGCGAGGGTAATCCGTGAGAAATATCAAAGAGATTGCGCAGCTGTCTGGTGTATCCAAATCTACAGTTTCCCGGGTAATTTCGGGCAGCGGATATGCAAGCCAGGAAGCAAGAGACAAAGTGCTTAAAGTCATTCAGGAGCTTCAGTACAAACCCAATGCGGTTGCGCGGGCGATGGTTTCGCAGCGGACACACAATATCGGCGTACTGATCTATCGGCGGGAGTATCCTGTTGCGTCGCATCCTTTTTACGGAAAAATACTGGATGCCATCCTTGCGTCGGCTTCCTCCATGAACTATTCGGTATTTGTGACTACCGATCATGAGATGTCGCTGCGCTCTGCTGACTTTATGCTGGAGAAAAGGGTGGATGGGCTGATCCTGATCAGCCGTCTTGAACAGAATGTAATCGACCACATCGGCAAATTTGGCGTTCCGTACATCATGGTGAACGGGTCTACGGATGTTCCCGGTGTCATTCATATCGTCAACCGCGACCAGAACGGAGGCCTGGAAGCCGCCCGGCATTTGTGCGGGCTCGGGCACCGGCGGATATTCATGCTCGCCGGACCGCAGTCCCACCGGAGCCATCATCTCCGGCTGGAGGGCTTCCGTGCCTATATGAACGGGCAAAGGGCAGAGTTTGGCGAATCCGATATTGCTTATCTGCTGTCATCAACCTTTGAAGAGGGCTATCGGATGATGAAAGAGCATTGGGAGCATTTCCAAAGCCGGGCGTACACTGCGGTTTTTGGCACCAACGATATGATCGCACTGGGGGGATGAAGTTTCTTATGGAGCATTCCGTTAGTGTTCCCGGGCAGGTGGCTGTTATGGGCTTCGATGATAATGATGTTGCATCCATTCTCACACCCTCACTGACTACGGTGAGAGTTGATACCGAGAAGATGGGAAGGTTGGCCTGCGTGATGCTGGACAAGCTGATCCGGCATGAGCCGGTAGAGGAAACAGCGGTCGAGCTGGAACCACAGCTGGTGATCCGCGACTCCACCCGACGCTTCTAATAACGGCGTGATGCCGATGCCGAGAGGAGAAACGCTTGAATGAGATGGTATTTAAAAGCTGTTGGCCCAAAAAAATCATCGAGTTTTTGTTGCTGGCCGCCTTCGTGATTTTCTTTATGGGGCCTTTGTTAAATCTGGCGATCCTGGCGTTCACCGGAAATTGGAGTTATCCGGACCCGCTTCCCCGGGAGTGGTCGCTGAAATGGTGGTCCTTTGTGCTGTCCCGGGACGGAATTGCCGAGTCAATTGGGCTTTCATTCGGCATTGCTGCTATCGTCACCGCCGTGTCGATCCTGTTGTGCGTTCCTGCAGCTTATGCATTCGCACGGATCCGGTTCCCGCTCAGCCGTTTCTTCCTGTTCTCATTCCTGCTGACACACGCTTTTCCCAAAATGGGTCTATATGTTTCGATCGCTGTATTGTTCTACAAAATCGGTCTGATGAACACCCTGCTGGGAGTGGTGCTCATCCATATTATCAACGTGCTGATGTACATGACCTGGATTCCCACCGCTTCCTTCCGGAATGTCCATAAGGCCCAGGAAGAATCGGCAAGGGATGTGGGAGCAAGCCCGTTCCGCGTATTCCGCAGCATTACTCTTCCGCTGGCGATGCCGGGAATCATTGTCGCATCAATCTTTACCTTCCTCAGCTCATTGGATGAAGCGCAGGGGACCTATCTTGTAGGGGTGCCTAATTTCAGAACAATGCCCGTGGTTATGTATGGCATTATCACGGATTATCCCGCTTATGCCGGCGCAGTGTTCTCCATTATTTTGACAGCCCCGACCTTGATTCTGCTGCTCGCCGCTCAGAAATTCGTCAGCGCAGATGTTTTGTCGAGCGGGTTCCAGATGAAATAACAGGCGTAATTCCGCAGTCACTTTGACAGGAGGTCATTATGAAGGCTCATTTATCGATACAGAAACTGACGAAACGTTACAAAACTGGCGACGGTGTCACTGATATTTCACTGGATGTGAAGAAAGGAGAGATGATCACCCTGCTTGGCCCTTCCGGCTGCGGTAAAACGACGGTGCTCCGCAGCGTCGGCGGGTTCCTGGACCCGGACTCCGGCGACATCATGATCGAGGGAAAAAGCGTCTTGAGCGCTCCCCCGGAGAAGCGGCCGACATCCATGGTGTTTCAAGGCTATAATTTATGGCCGCATATGACGGTTTATGAGAATTTGGCCTTTGGCCTCAAGATCAGGAAAATCCGGAAGGCCGAACGCGATAAAGCAATTTCAGAGGTGCTTGAGCTGGTCCGGCTGCCCGGCTCGGAGAAAAAATATCCCGGGCAGCTGTCAGGCGGACAGCAGCAGCGTATTGCGGTGGCGAGATCGCTGCTGCTGAAGCCGGCGGTCCTGCTGCTCGATGAGCCATTCTCCGCCCTGGACGCCAAGCTGCGTCACGAGATGCGTGAGGAGCTTCGGGAGATCCAGGCTGAGCTTGGACTGACGATGGTGTTTGTCACCCATGACCAGGAGGAGGCATTATCCATTTCCGACCGGATCGTAGTCATGAACCATGGACAGATCGAGCAAATTGCAACACCGCAGGAAATTTACGACGAGCCGAAATCCTTATACGTCGCTCAATTTATCGGGAAAATGAATTTTATGAAGGGGGTGATCACTGAAGAGGGCATTCAAGTAGGTTCGCTTCACTTTCCCAATGCCGCAGGCCTTACAGGCGAAGTCACTGTAGCGGTTCGGCCCGAGGATATTGTATTGGAGAGCTCAGCAGGAAGCGGGCTTCATGGAATCATTAAACAAATTATGGTGCTTGGGCATTATGCCGAGGTTTCTGCCGACATCCGGAATCATGGCGTGATCCGGGCCTTCATGGCCCGTGACAAGGTTAAGAAACTGCAGCAGGGTCAAGGGATTTCCGTCCAGTTCTCGAAAATTTTGGCGTATCCGCAAGTATAAATCCATTTCCAAGACTTTTATAAATTCATAAATCCTGAGGAGGCATTTGTGTATGTTGAATAAGAAAAAGGCTCTATCCCTGACGGCAGGTCTGGTTCTGGCGGGTGCTGTGCTGGCTGGCTGCGGCTCTGATAAAAAGGCCGAATCCGCTGCGGACGGGGGCGGAAATTCCACTTCAGCTCCAGCCGCTTCATCGACAGAGTTCACTTTTTATTATACGGGTTCGCAAAATGTGGATGATTTATGGAAAACGCTGATTCCGATGTTTGAAGCGAAGAACCCGGATATTAAGGTTAACCCGGTCTATGTTGCTTCCGGTACAGCCGCTCAGCCTACCTATGATAAAATCATGGCTGCCAAGCAGGCGGGCAAAGGCTCGGGCGGTGTTGATCTCTATGAAAGTTCAATTGATGACGTAACTAAAGGCAAAAATGATGATCTGTGGGATTCGCTCAGTGCCGGTCCGATTGCTAACTTGAATAACGTTGACCAGCAAACCATGAAAGACGTATCCAACCTGGCCGTTCCTTACCGTTCGTCTGCGGTAGTCCTCGCTTATAACAGCGATAAAGTTACTGCGCC encodes the following:
- a CDS encoding ABC transporter ATP-binding protein; the protein is MKAHLSIQKLTKRYKTGDGVTDISLDVKKGEMITLLGPSGCGKTTVLRSVGGFLDPDSGDIMIEGKSVLSAPPEKRPTSMVFQGYNLWPHMTVYENLAFGLKIRKIRKAERDKAISEVLELVRLPGSEKKYPGQLSGGQQQRIAVARSLLLKPAVLLLDEPFSALDAKLRHEMREELREIQAELGLTMVFVTHDQEEALSISDRIVVMNHGQIEQIATPQEIYDEPKSLYVAQFIGKMNFMKGVITEEGIQVGSLHFPNAAGLTGEVTVAVRPEDIVLESSAGSGLHGIIKQIMVLGHYAEVSADIRNHGVIRAFMARDKVKKLQQGQGISVQFSKILAYPQV